From the genome of Desulfovibrio sp. JY:
TTTGTATGTTTTGCCAATCAGCAAAATATAATGACAAAAAAATTTAGGCGCTCTCGCCCTGACGGGTACAAGACGCCTGCGCCGCGACATGTTGCATGCAGCTGAAGAGCTTCAAGACGCAGGGGGTCAGCAGCCGATAGTACACCTGCGTGCCCCGTTTTTCGGAATCGACAATCCCTGCTTCACGCAGCACGCTTAAATGCTTCGACATCGTCGACATATCGACTCCCGCCAGCTCGGTCAGTTCGCAAACGCACCGCTGCCCGTGCGACAGCGCATCGACGACAAGCATGCGCGTTTCATGGGCTAATGCCTTGAAAATTTTAACTTGCTGTGAAAAGCGGCGCGATTTCATTGCGAACTCCAAGCATTGACTAATTGGCAAAATAGCCAAGTACCGAGGAATGTCAAGCCCAATTGATAAATACAAAATGTGCTCAACCGCATACTTGCCCCAGAAAAGGTTCAAACGACTCCTGGCCGAGCGAGACATCGAGATCGAGGTTCATGAGAAGGGAGTCGCCGCAAAAAAAGGGAGGCGCGCCCGCCAGACGCCAGCAGGTGGCGCTTGCGCAGCGACGCGGACTGTCGCAGCGCAGGGCGTGTGGACAACGTCTTTATCGAGCGGCTGTGGCGCTCAGTGAAATGGGAGTGCGGCTACCTGCGGGAACTCGAAACCGGCAGCCAGGCCCGTCAGGCGCTTGGCGATTGGTTCCACTTCTACAATGAGCAGCGACCGCATACGGCTTTTGACGGTCGCCGGCCCATGGACGTATGCCGGGATGGCCACTCGGCCTCAAAGGCGGCATGAGCACTCACCGGACTAGAGCTGAACTGCGCCGCCAACCTGTCCAACCGACTCGGACCACCTCAGCCAGGGGAAAACGCCCAGGAGGGGGCAGGAGGGAGAGAATCCGAGGGGTATCCGGGAAGATGGGGAACGCAGGCCCGGGACCGGGGGGCTAGGAAAAGTTCAAAGAGAAAATACTGTCATTTTAGCATGTTGAAAATTCAGGTGGCTGCATTTATTTGTTTTCAGCACCAGAACCATCATCAACGATGCTTTTAAAGAACATTTGATGACTTCTGGCAGCCCTCTCGGTAAGGAACTTGAATCAAAAACTGGCAATTTTTTCGCTCAATCTTCAAAAATGAACTCCCTTTAACGAACCAAGCTCCATGCCAAGTTGACAGCAAAGGGATTTAAGTTATCTTCCACAAGAAAATCCGAAGAACAAAAACAAGGAGACTCATCCATGCCTATCGCATCGAAATTTGACGCGATGAAACTTCGCACCATGATCACCGAAGGTAAAACTGCTCAGCAAATTATGGATGCCTTCGATATTCCCAAAACCACCCTGAAAAACCATCTCACGAAGCTTATGACGCTGGATGAGAAGTTCTATAAGATCGCAGGGATGGATGCTCGTGTGGCATCTGGCAGTGTGAAGCTCTCGAAGAATGGTCTCCGTCTGTCCCCGACGCTCCTGGCCAACTACGGCTTCAGCCAGGGCGACGAGTTCAAGGTCTCCTGCCTGGAAGAGGGGAAGATTGTCCTGGAGAAGAAGTAGCTGGTTTTTTTGGAATAGTTGTGAAATGGCCCACGTCGTCCAG
Proteins encoded in this window:
- a CDS encoding helix-turn-helix domain-containing protein, giving the protein MPIASKFDAMKLRTMITEGKTAQQIMDAFDIPKTTLKNHLTKLMTLDEKFYKIAGMDARVASGSVKLSKNGLRLSPTLLANYGFSQGDEFKVSCLEEGKIVLEKK
- a CDS encoding integrase core domain-containing protein codes for the protein MKWECGYLRELETGSQARQALGDWFHFYNEQRPHTAFDGRRPMDVCRDGHSASKAA
- a CDS encoding metalloregulator ArsR/SmtB family transcription factor encodes the protein MKSRRFSQQVKIFKALAHETRMLVVDALSHGQRCVCELTELAGVDMSTMSKHLSVLREAGIVDSEKRGTQVYYRLLTPCVLKLFSCMQHVAAQASCTRQGESA